In Stigmatopora nigra isolate UIUO_SnigA chromosome 2, RoL_Snig_1.1, whole genome shotgun sequence, a single window of DNA contains:
- the lrrc10b gene encoding leucine-rich repeat-containing protein 10B: protein MGNSSGKGAGEAEEEEEEEEVENDGEEVQIVQRKKIKEEPEEELPLGVDELLESGDPVLDISYRKFKRLPARVCGLTHLEKLYACGNRLRAVPEGLTQLRGLRILALDFNKMEDVPLAICQLAHLSRLYLGSNRLMTLPPELQNLRCLRCLWLESNYFQWFPKELYGLPNLKSLQIGDNRLKTLPPDLGRMENLRGLWLYGNRFQSFPKILLSMEGLEILDLDRNKISDFPNLKRLRSLRLFSYDHNPVKEPPTVGDEVMVVGEGAAEFLEEREARKDRERKEAEEAALVGEEPIIHGILKNSGSRRAANEDDFKEGEGEEAGTPVFEYDGGDLEYDDEAFEYETEGLICEGEALEYEGEELQYDRAYMDYEYEEGMEEKVEA, encoded by the coding sequence ATGGGCAACTCTTCCGGGAAGGGCGCGGGAGaagcagaggaggaggaggaggaagaggaggtggaGAATGATGGCGAAGAGGTGCAAATAGTGCAGAGAAAGAAGATCAAAGAAGAACCTGAAGAAGAGCTTCCGTTGGGAGTGGACGAATTATTGGAAAGCGGAGATCCCGTGTTGGACATAAGCTACCGGAAATTTAAACGTTTACCTGCTCGTGTTTGTGGACTGACGCATTTGGAAAAGCTCTACGCTTGTGGGAACCGCCTGCGAGCCGTACCCGAGGGCCTCACCCAGCTGCGAGGTCTTCGCATTCTGGCACTGGACTTTAACAAAATGGAGGACGTTCCTCTTGCTATCTGCCAGCTGGCTCACCTCAGCCGTCTCTACCTGGGCAGCAACAGGCTGATGACGCTTCCGCCCGAGTTGCAAAACCTGCGGTGTCTCCGCTGCTTGTGGCTGGAGAGCAACTACTTCCAGTGGTTTCCCAAGGAGCTGTACGGACTACCTAACCTCAAATCTTTGCAGATAGGTGACAACCGACTTAAGACACTGCCTCCTGACCTTGGCCGCATGGAGAATCTGAGAGGACTGTGGCTCTACGGGAATCGCTTCCAATCTTTTCCTAAAATACTCCTGAGCATGGAAGGCTTGGAAATCCTGGACCTGGACCGGAACAAGATATCCGACTTCCCCAACCTGAAACGCCTAAGATCTCTTCGTCTCTTCTCCTACGACCACAATCCAGTCAAGGAGCCTCCTACGGTGGGAGATGAGGTGATGGTGGTAGGGGAAGGGGCCGCAGAGTTCTTGGAGGAACGTGAGGCGAGGAAGGACAGGGAGCGCAAGGAGGCAGAAGAGGCGGCTCTGGTGGGTGAGGAGCCCATCATCCACGGCATTTTGAAGAACAGCGGCTCCAGACGAGCTGCTAATGAGGATGACTTCAAGGAAGGAGAAGGCGAGGAGGCTGGAACTCCTGTATTTGAGTACGACGGGGGCGACTTGGAGTATGACGACGAGGCATTTGAGTATGAGACCGAGGGGCTGATCTGTGAGGGAGAGGCTTTGGAGTATGAGGGTGAGGAGTTGCAGTATGACAGGGCTTACATGGACTATGAATATGAGGAGGGAATGGAAGAGAAGGTGGAGGCATAA
- the eps8l2 gene encoding epidermal growth factor receptor kinase substrate 8-like protein 2: MNVLGSPSKPANGVARSESRISAKALFEQRKKYSNSNYIMHETSQYHVEHLSTFIMDKTESIATVDDAIKKLVLLDSKDKIWTQEMLLQVTDKALRLLDCDTQEELENFPLTTIHLSQAVLNQTRYPSVLLLVCQDKDQPRPDIHFFHCDEVEAELVHADIDSALGDNKYGKKSRPQTLKINQEKMKRQRETILPHSSTKPAPFAKGRVAAPIPQERRVSGPSDPESHERLAQRIEKDVQILNCALDDIEIFVARVQKAAEAFSQLCQRNKSKKNKKKGPAEGMLTLRAKPPSEEEFIDSLQKLKLAFNLLAKLKKHIQNPSASELVHFLFGPLELVLQSLPSPELVRSIISPHLSKDAVVFLRGHLTPKETAIFEHLGEGWTKPRAEWPRDQCAPPYYPKFRNSWEPPAELFRTAPWETEGPDGAPGSPTSLGSPLSPDYRKHSVDDFYGTHSSNSSNGSYNGMSFPRKFAKMRYHFVARNANELSVLVDEILEVIEDDKAWWKLRNHSGQTGYVPSNMLDVVKISQPDGIYGQQGYGAISPRSLSPGDNYGKGRQKDKMMDEVNSELLMKITANKSQAPARKFRVERPAATKVTLTEQSTPGQVKSWLADKGFSDATVECLGILTGAQLFSLNKQELKAVCPNEGARVSSLITVQKTQIEKAHGDNELQEVMRRRQERIDSGSTD, from the exons ATGAATGTCTTGGGATCTCCAAGCAAGCCAGCCAA TGGGGTGGCGCGATCGGAGAGCAGGATCAGCGCAAAGGCCCTCTTTG agCAACGGAAAAAATATTCCAACTCCAACTACATCATGCATGAAACGTCACAATATCATGTTGAG CATCTGTCAACCTTCATCATGGACAAAACCGAGTCAATCGCCACCGTGGACGATGCCATCAAGAAACTTGTCCTTCTGGATTCAAAAGACAAGATTTGGACTCAAGAAATGCTCCTGCAAGTCACTGATAAAGCACTCCGACTCCTGGACTGTGATACACAG GAGGAGCTGGAAAACTTCCCCCTAACCACAATCCATCTGTCTCAAGCTGTGCTAAACCAAACACGCTACCCGTCGGTCCTTCTGCTGGTGTGTCAGGACAAGGATCAGCCCCGGCCGGACATCCACTTTTTCCACTGTGACGAAGTGGAG GCGGAATTAGTTCATGCCGACATAGACAGTGCACTTGGAGATAACAAATATGGAAAGAAATCAAGGCCTCAGACACTCAA AATCAACCAAGAGAAAATGAAGCGCCAAAGAGAGACAATCCTACCCCATTCCTCGACCAAGCCTGCACCTTTTGCAAAGGGACGTGTTGCTGCCCCCATCCCACAAG aaaGGCGAGTCTCTGGACCCAGTGACCCAGAGTCGCATGAAAGGTTGGCCCAGCGCATTGAGAAGGACGTG CAAATCCTCAACTGTGCCCTGGACGATATTGAGATTTTTGTGGCGAGGGTTCAAAAGGCAGCTGAGGCCTTTTCCCAACTCTGCCAACGCAACAAGAgtaagaagaataagaagaaagGACCAGCAG AGGGCATGCTAACCCTGCGAGCAAAGCCCCCCTCTGAAGAAGAGTTCATCGATAGCCTCCAGAAACTGAAGCTGGCTTTCAACCTCTTG GCCAAACTGAAGAAGCACATCCAGAATCCAAGCGCCTCCGAGTTGGTGCATTTCCTCTTCGGGCCTTTGGAGCTG gtgctgCAGAGTTTGCCCAGTCCCGAGTTGGTACGCTCTATCATCTCTCCCCACCTTTCCAAAGATGCTGTGGTCTTCCTGCGGGGTCACCTCACCCCCAAAGAAACCGCCATCTTTGAACACCTAGGAGAGGGATGGACTAAACCCAG AGCTGAATGGCCAAGGGATCAGTGTGCTCCTCCTTACTACCCCAAGTTCCGCAACAGTTGGGAGCCTCCAGCAGAGCTCTTTCGAACAGCTCCATGGGAAACAGAAGGTCCCGATGGCGCTCCTGGCTCCCCCACTTCTCTGGGATCTCCTCTTAGTCCAGATTATAGGAAACACTCAGTTGACGAT ttctatGGAACTCATTCTTCAAATTCGTCCAATGG GTCTTACAACGGGATGTCATTCCCTCGCAAATTTGCCAAAATGCGCTACCACTTTGTAGCGCGGAATGCCAATGAGTTGTCAGTTCTGGTGGATGAAATTCTTGag GTGATCGAGGACGACAAGGCGTGGTGGAAACTAAGAAATCATAGCGGCCAAACAGGCTACGTCCCAAGTAACATGTTGGACGTGGTCAAGATTTCACAGCCTGATGGTATTTATGGCCAG CAAGGCTATGGTGCAATATCTCCTCGTTCCCTCAGCCCAGGAGATAACTACGGCAAAGGTCGACAGAAAGACAAAA TGATGGATGAGGTTAACAGCGAGCTACTGATGAAGATCACAGCAAATAAAAGCCAGGCACCCGCCAGAAAGTTTCGCGTTGAGCGACCAGCTGCAACTAAAGTAACACTGACTGAACAATCCACCCCAGGGCAGGTCAAATCTTGGCTTGCTGACAAAGGCTTCTCCGATGC GACCGTCGAATGTTTGGGCATCCTGACCGGTGCGCAATTGTTTTCTCTGAATAAACAAGAGCTGAAGGCTGTCTGTCCAAACGAAGGCGCCCGCGTTTCATCCCTGATCACCGTGCAGAAAACACAAATAGAG AAAGCGCATGGTGACAATGAGCTTCAGGAAGTCATGAGGCGTAGGCAGGAGCGAATCGACTCAGGCAGCACGGACTGA